A genomic stretch from Neodiprion fabricii isolate iyNeoFabr1 chromosome 3, iyNeoFabr1.1, whole genome shotgun sequence includes:
- the LOC124178044 gene encoding uncharacterized protein LOC124178044: MDKMSTFSIAVVLATILMLANAGDMMRKSIVFDKNTPDVFYCPQRKPTGYDKLIVHSRPLSRLCQFEGGPIPEDYKSDCYNDVDETEYACREKYRIMMRMHPPGSEFPYNGTRLTKFAEVDKEAYLKKNQV, from the exons ATGG ATAAAATGTCAACGTTTAGTATCGCTGTCGTTTTAGCG ACTATTCTAATGCTCGCCAATGCCGGCGACATGATGCGGAAGAGCATTGTGTTCGACAAAAACACCCCCGATGTTTTCTACTGCCCCCAACGTAAGCCGACCGGCTACGACAAGCTTATCGTTCACTCACGACCCTTGTCGAGACTTTGTCAATTCGAGGGCGGACCCATTCCCGAGGACTACAAGAGCGACTGCTACAACGACGTGGACGAGACGGAATACGCTTGCCGTGAGAAATACAGGATCATG ATGCGAATGCACCCACCTGGCAGTGAATTTCCGTACAACGGTACGCGACTGACTAAATTCGCAGAGGTCGACAAGGAGGCTTATCTCAAGAAGAATCAAGTTTAG
- the LOC124178045 gene encoding diuretic hormone class 2 gives MQRQIAIVSLLLSVAVVFMLSASAPMADAAPYTPSNYYNQLEEEDPEVMLEMLARLGQSLIRTHELENSKRGLDLGLSRGFSGSQAAKHLMGLAAANYAGGPGRRRRSEQA, from the exons ATGCAGAGACAAATCGCCATCGTCTCGCTGCTGCTCAGCGTTGCAGTCGTATTCATGTTATCCGCATCGGCACCAATGGCAGACGCTGCTCCCTACAC TCCGTCAAATTACTACAATCAGCTGGAAGAAGAAGATCCCGAAGTGATGCTCGAAATGTTGGCGCGTCTTGGACAGAGCTTGATCCGCACCCACGAGCTTGAGAA CTCGAAACGCGGTCTGGACTTGGGACTGAGCCGAGGATTCAGCGGATCTCAAGCCGCCAAACATCTGATGGGATTGGCAGCCGCCAATTACGCCGGTGGACCAGGCAGGAGGCGCCGTTCCGAACAAGCGTAG
- the LOC124178036 gene encoding uncharacterized protein LOC124178036, which produces MGSSPLRMCLVVLVGFTLSSDEVLAKKVFKGDQNIGTVLFDRSDCGKHCWTSEEFTVLNSRRMFQDILPKVKVIDAENDQYIALLMDYFHICLECVRKLSIGKTKHLLLKALADTMGGYLHVYVLPLTRRSYYAGNIKYRNAKRLFELFDELKNFLHTNGVGWLKPSLNKKHVKTPPIVITPPQSSVSCDGLITYPARADSSSGQGEVSRPNPSKRKRYIQRRRRTRGAGGSGPVTVPLPFLDDEVNPNSIALPFKTDTLQSLYCEQSAFSLVKYYVSSVKCIVSRSKTKFELLKFNKDMFDWLQQSVNPHLDDEKWYPAFGGVMRVISSLKETGLGDEGDKIKQGGDYQMMPKVKASTKSPEEEGAPPLYKGKISGNDDGNGVTFGTTELIVIALAGALLMWLLIGIILVCYRFLTRNSEECPPCESPANTPVAVLYENAEYCVPECPSKPSKRGLGRRLAEWWKKRFGPCEGGCDDEDEERCLAAISYSSKDTIDVTNSTSKSCTKKCYNSFKSPSQSVSPRGCVSSRSKTGYTSDSTSNSEVERAKSR; this is translated from the exons ATGGGGTCAAGTCCCCTGAGGATGTGCTTGGTGGTTTTGGTCGGCTTCACTCTGAGCTCAGATGAGGTTCTCGCCAAGAAGGTGTTCAAAGGTGATCAGAACATCGGAACAGTGCTGTTCGATCGAAGCGACTGCGGCAAGCACTGCTGGACGAGCGAGGAGTTCACGGTCTTGAACAGTCGGCGAATGTTCCAGGACATCCTGCCCAAG GTGAAGGTGATAGACGCCGAGAACGATCAGTACATCGCCCTGCTGATGGACTACTTCCACATCTGTCTCGAGTGCGTGCGCAAGCTGTCGATTGGAAAGACGAAGCACCTTCTGCTGAAGGCACTGGCAGACACGATGGGTGGCTACCTTCACGTCTACGTGCTGCCGCTTACCAGACGCTCGTACTACGCCGGAAACATTAAGTACCGGAACGCCAAGCGGCTTTTCGAGCTCTTCGACGAGCTCAAGAACTTCCTGCACACGAACGGCGTCGGCTGGCTAAAGCCCAGCCTTAACAAGAAGCACGTCAAGACACCACCGATCGTCATTACACCGCCTCAGAGTTCCGTTTCCTGCGATGGACTGATCACTTACCCTGCTCGTG CAGATTCCAGTTCCGGTCAAGGTGAGGTCAGCCGTCCGAACCCGTCGAAGAGGAAGAGGTACATTCAGCGTCGAAGGAGGACCAGAGGTGCCGGGGGATCTGGTCCAGTCACTGTGCCGCTGCCTTTTCTGGATGACGAAGTGAACCCGAACAG CATAGCCCTGCCGTTCAAGACGGACACTCTCCAATCTCTTTACTGCGAGCAGTCGGCCTTTTCTCTGGTAAAATACTACGTGTCTAGTGTAAAGTGCATCGTCTCGCGTTCGAAGACGAAATTCGAACTGCTCAAATTCAACAAGGACATGTTCGATTGGCTCCAACAATCG GTAAATCCTCACTTGGATGACGAAAAGTGGTATCCAGCCTTCGGCGGGGTCATGAGGGTTATTTCCTCGCTGAAAGAGACAG GGCTTGGGGACGAAGGCGACAAGATCAAGCAGGGCGGTGATTACCAGATGATGCCCAAGGTCAAGGCGTCGACTAAATCCCCCGAAGAAGAGGGTGCCCCTCCTCTGTACAAGGGAAAGATATCAG GTAACGACGATGGTAACGGCGTAACATTCGGAACGACCGAATTGATCGTCATCGCTCTGGCCGGTGCTCTGCTCATGTGGCTTCTGATCGGTATAATACTGGTCTGCTACCGATTCCTGACCAGAAACTCGGAAGAATGTCCTCCCTGCGAATCCCCCGCCAACACTCC CGTAGCGGTGCTTTATGAAAACGCGGAGTACTGTGTTCCCGAGTGTCCCAGCAAACCCTCGAAACGGGGTCTTGGCCGACGTCTGGCCGAGTGGTGGAAGAAGAGGTTCGGTCCCTGCGAAGGTGGCTGCGATGACGAGGACGAGGAACGGTGCCTGGCTGCGATCAGTTACAGTAGCAAGGACACCATCGACGTTACCAACAGCACTAGCAAGTCCTGCAC TAAGAAATGCTACAACTCGTTCAAGTCTCCGTCCCAGTCCGTATCTCCAAGAGGTTGCGTGTCCTCCAGG TCAAAGACCGGCTACACTTCGGACTCTACAAGCAATTCCGAAGTCGAGAGGGCAAAGTCTCGTTAA